The genomic stretch GTAAAAAAACGGGTCGATCAACATctcctttttatcattttttaaaaCTTCTTTTATATCTTAATTCCTACCACTTATACGGTTTTTCTCCTCTTACTCGTCTTAGACAACTTAATTGTCACCATTCTCGCGATCACCACCTCGTCATCATCTGACATTACCCTCACTAACTCGCTAAGTACGACGGCGAGACTCAAATAAGATGACAATGATAACGTGGCATGTGATCCGAGGTGATGAGGTGGCAGTGCTAAAGTGGAGTGCGGTTACACGTAATACGATGAAAGTGACGGTGTTGGATACACTTCGAAGTGATGACATGGCATGTGATCGAGGTGATGACGTGGCAGTGCTAACTTTGAATGCAGTTCGATGTAACACAGTGAAAGTAATTGCGTGGCACACACTTCAAGGTGATGACGTGGCAGTGCTAACTTTGAATGCAGTTCGATGTAACACAGTGAAAGTAATTGCGTGGCACACACTTCAAGGTGATGACATGACATATCGCCTTAAATGATAGACATAGCAGTGTTAACGTAAAATACGGATCGACGTAATATGATGAAAGTGACGGCATGACACACACTTTGATGTGATGACGTGGCATATGGTTAAAGGTGATGACGTGGCATTCCGTATATATACATATCTTTCCTTAAAACTTTATAAGTCAATAGTTATTTGACATTATCAATTTTAAGAAAGATATATTGCTTTGACCTAACGGTTAACCCGTTACGGGTCGGGTTTCGACCCGCTATTTACGGGTCAAAACAGGTTCGGGTATTTTTCGGGTTTGGGTTGAAAAAATCGGGTTATATGCGGATTATTTACGGGTCGGATTACGGTCGGTTTTCGAGTCGGGTCAGATTTTGACAGGTCTAAATAAGCCTTTATCAGATTTAAAACCCAATTTTTTATTaatccccactaaactaaaagaataagaaaactcaatgtttttcccgcctaaatgcatTCTCCTATAAGTGAGCCTATTTTTTTGTCATCTTAATTCACTAGCATTCAATACATTAGTGGGTCAACGAAAAATTCAATGTGTAAGTATAATTTAACAAGAAACTCGATGGGCTCCAAACATTGatattttatattaatattattaccttaTTTAATACTAAAAGATTTTCATAACTATATGCGCAATCTTTCCCACAAATAAAATATTCAGTATCCTATATTTCTATACACAAAAAAGTTCTAACTCCAAATATTATAGTGTTTGTATAAAGTATAGTATATATTATAGAgtataattaatacaaataaaatCTCCAATATCTTATGatgtataaataaattttgaTGTATAAATAAATTTTGCATTTTTAAATAACGTACATACTATTATAACTACAACCCATTTATGTAAAAATTAAAGCTCAATTAATTTAATCCTCGCAAAtaccgtgctttagcacgggatctcaactagtaAAGTTAAAATCGATCTAATACAGCATAAATAAGAATTTTTATCACTCAAGTCAATTAACTTTTGAAAATAAGATATGGATTGGTTAATGGCCACAACTCGAGAAAGTGATCATTTCGCCcacaacaacataaacaaaaATCTTAAGATACGACACCAAAGAAACCAACCAAGTCGTCGTGTGTAAATTGCACATTATCCACACACCACACATTACACATTCGCGCTCTCTCTAGTGACATGGCAGCTCCCCCTCATCTAGTGGTCCCCTCCAAATCCGCAACCGCCTCCGTCAGGTTTCTCCGACCACCACTCTTATCTGTCGCCGTCCGCCATCGTATCCCCGCCGCGTGTTCCGCCGCGAATCAGCCGTCTTGTCCGGTTCTTTCCGAAGGTCCGTCTTGTATCTCCGTCGGACCTATTGAATCCGCCAGCCAGGAGACTCTTGAAGCGCTTTATCGCCAGGTCTTTCTTTCTCACTCGATATTTTATAATGATAACCCACATATTTATTACTCTCTTCGTaccgatcatttgtttacactcgatatttttaattgtattaaattaATAAGTAGTCTTGACCATCAGCTTAAGTTGAAATTAAAGACTCCGAGGATTTGAACTTGTGATAGGCCGACCGTCACCGTctaaatcatttgtttacctttaactaAGAATTGCGGATATTAGTTTAATGATTTTTGTAATATATTTGGAATAGGCAAGAGATGCGTATTACAGTGGTAAACCTTTGATCGTGGATGACATGTTTGATAGAGTTGAGGTTTGTCACTGAATTATTTTGATTTGTTTGAGTTGATaaatttgattgattaattgattaatgTATAAATAAATGTTGATTGTTGAATGATATGGTGGTGTAGTTGAAATTGAGGTGGTACGGATCCAAATACGTGGTCAAGTATCCTAGATGCAGTTTACGCCGTCAATCAACTTATGCTGATGCTCAGGTGAACCAACCTTCTTATTGTTGCAAAGTTTGTTGATTGGATGATGATTAGGCTCTGCTCATGTCGTAATAGATTGAACTTAAGCGATTGTGCTGAGTCATATTCTTAAATAATCGCGCTCTTGTAACATGTTTTTTTTGCATAATGGGATGCATTGGACATTAACTTAGCGTATGTGATTAAAAGCAACAAAACATGTAGATTAATTCTATTGAGCACGCTTTCAAAGTGTGACCCGTGTTTCTGTACGAGTCTACAAGTGTAGATGTATACGAATATACGTGGGAACACACAACACTATTAACATGTTCTTTGAAGGATACAAGTGTAGTTGTATACTTGTTGTCGTGATGAAGATGTAATGACGTGTATGTAGGGCAGGAAGACCCTTCACAGGTGTTTGCTTTGGCTAGCGTGTGGTTCCTCATTCTTGTGTTTGGCGGCTCACTATGTCTTCTACCCATCTTGTACACCGTTAATCAAGCTTAT from Silene latifolia isolate original U9 population chromosome 5, ASM4854445v1, whole genome shotgun sequence encodes the following:
- the LOC141657260 gene encoding PGR5-like protein 1B, chloroplastic, which produces MAAPPHLVVPSKSATASVRFLRPPLLSVAVRHRIPAACSAANQPSCPVLSEGPSCISVGPIESASQETLEALYRQARDAYYSGKPLIVDDMFDRVELKLRWYGSKYVVKYPRCSLRRQSTYADAQEDPSQVFALASVWFLILVFGGSLCLLPILYTVNQAYQETFNSSAAYISQSPAMHIFAILNSALFMLFGLVIGCPIAIASARALKGLWRSDLVALKGACPNCGEEVFAFVRSDQNNSSPHRGRCHVCECLLEFRTTSEKSLSSLGRGWVHGRIYLISDRNRRRQVRT